A stretch of DNA from Montipora capricornis isolate CH-2021 chromosome 1, ASM3666992v2, whole genome shotgun sequence:
GCCAACTGTTACCATGGATTTCTGTAATCTctttacaatattattttaccATAGGCATGAAAGGGAGATTCACCCAGACTTTGTTGCCCCAGAGCTACCCACCGAAACAGATCAGGATCTCAGTGATGATTCCATGTTCAACTATCACCAGTGCAAAATGGCATTTGGACTTCTCATTAGGGGATTTGAGGATGCTGTAAAAGAAGGGGATGGACAGCGCCTTTTTGAGACTTACAAACTACTACTTCTGATTTACAAATCCCACAAGCATCCCAAATATGCTTATGTAACTCTGCACTACCTCATAAAGGTTTGTGCCATCCTGCCTGAGTTTGAAGCAGAGAGGCTCAAATGGAACAGAGTTGTAAACCTACATGGTGGAAAAGCCTGTAATATTCCTCTAGATTTACGAAAGGAACACCAAAATAAACTCCTAAAGATCTTATGGAAGGGATTGGGGCCTAATTTGGATGAAAAAAGTGCTGCACGGATTGCAGGCACTCTTGATGCTGTAGAACTAATTTTGCATAATATTGATGCAGATTGTAAATTGACCCACAAATCTTCATACCGTTCTGTGGCTAAGAGGGAGGAAGCAGTCATGCAAGTAATCAAGGACCTACAGTCCATAGATGCCTTCAAATTTGTAAAGGGCCGGCAAGGTCACCCCTCTTTTTCCAAATTTAGTGCAAATTTTTTCGAAAGCCTTGACTACAGGCAACTGCATAAGTGGATCAAGGACACTCTGCAGACATGGAGTTctatttatgaaaaaaactaacttGTTGCTTTGTGATAAATTTACACATCATTCAAGATAACAAGAAGAGAAATCTTATTGAATTTTCCTTTACTATTTCATCTTTATAagattttctgttttgaatCAGAATTCAAGAATGGAGAGAACACtcctcttacatgtacatgtaaggttGCCATAATCTTTATATAAACTTAAAAAGGTGTCAGGTATGGGGCAAAACATGTGATATATTTGCATTAAAGAAAGCATTTATATAATTCAGTGAGTTTCCATGTGATTGCAAAATGGTAAATTCCAGAGTGAGATGAGACTTTTGTTACAAACCCCATAATCATTATTGTACTGAGGCAATTCTGATATTGCATTCATTTAAtaatttttaagaaataaaggtacatgtattctGGTCTACTCTGATGTAATTATTGTTTCAACTCTACTCTCTCAGAAGCTGGCCATGTCCCTcttttatttaagttttttttttggggagggggtggggtggggtttACTCTCTGGCTACTTTTAGTAACACATTGGAAATCGAAAAGACGCTATTGAGTTGATCACAACCAAGTTAAAATGACCAAAATTCCATTAAAAGACTATCAGAATGCAAAGAAACTATCCACAGATGTTTTTACTGGCAGATGACCAAGATAAAGAAGGgttcaaacttgaaaacgttgGCTCAAGTTACGCTGTCGTAACTCACTAAAAATCGGTTGTACTATATGTTGATTCAACCTTTCGTCATAGAATCACTATTAATATTTCCTTAGCAAATTAGAAATTCATTAACACAGTGTTCACAGTTTAAAGACCACAAAATGTATGAAAACCTGTCTGTTCTTTAGAAATTCATGCAATGAATCAGCCATTTGGAAAGATTGAGGGTAAAATAAAGATAATTGTACCTTGTTTATAAAACCTCCACAACCTCTTCATCCTCACCATCAGTACTTTCTGGGCTGTCACCCAATAATGTTACATCTCTCAACAGAAGTGACAAGTCATCAGATacagaacatttttcaaacctCATAATGTCGAGGAATTCATCGAAATTTGGAATATCTAAAAATAGCTCCTGTATGAGTTCCAAAACCTTAAGTGCatgaacaatagaaaaaatgGGACACAAGtccaaaatgtcatttacagtAAATAGCCGATGACAATTGGCAACAACATCTTGTACAAGTTGGTCTGAGAATCCATGACAGGAAATGTCATCAAACACTGAATTAGATTTGATAAGACTGTCCTTGACTTCCATTAAAGAATCTGTCAAGTCTAACTTATCCTGGTTGGAAACAGGTCttgtaagaaaaaaatcctTGGTAGCTCCTCCTTCACCTTGTTTAAACTGTTCAAACAGAGGTTTGCTCAATTCACACTGACCACAGCTACACCTTGAAGAACAGTAACTGCAACAGGAGTGTCCAGGCTCTTGTGACTTGATGCACTCATCTATTGGTTTATATGCCGCCACACGAAGACACCCATTTGCCTTGACCATTGCTTTGATATCCTCCTCACAATGACTAAGCTGCTGCCCATGGTAGATGATGAGGACATGACTGGGAAGACCATCTCTTCCAGCTCGCCCAGCCTCTTGATGTTGATCTAGAAGACTTCTAGCAGGTCCCCAGTTCACAATGTACCGAACGTCTGGAAAGTTTACACCCATACTTAGGGCAGAAGAGGCCACTACAACCCGTACTTTCCCCTCTCCTCGGAAAGACTGCACAATTCTGTTCTTGCAATGTGGCCAAGAACTTGAATGATAAATCCCGATAAGACAGTTGGGTCCCTCACATAATTCCTTGGGAGAGTAAGCATGTTTCTCAAGTTTCATCATCAAATAATTCACCACACAAGCAATATCATTCATGGTATTGCAAAACACAATTGTTTTGTCTGTCAATTCTCCTTTTTCCTTGATATGGTGAACCAACCAGTCAAGTTCTGCAAACATGGCATCTTTTTTTGTGCTGACAActgcaaaacgcaaattttttcGATTTGGACTAACATGAACCATCAGAGGATCCTTCAAGCAGAGTGTCGAGATAATGACAGAACATGTGTTTGCATCAGCAGTGCCTGTCAGTGCTGCAAAAGGGGTCTCTAGGcaaaacaaaggagaaaagaaaatcatgaaaaatgtaaatgttATACAGGGGACAAATACTGTACCATgggtcaaatttttcaaattaaatttcactAGCCAATGATGTAAAgcaaaagctaaaattttcttgtctgCAATAGACAACTGCTTGCAACCAATATTAGAGCCACTGTCTCGTCCTTACGCCTAGAGTTGATTTTCATTAACAAATGGGTAAACCATGGTATGATTATTCCAGACTAATTCATTGTCAAATTGTGAATGTACACAAAATTTTGCCACTATCTGTTGGATTTAGCACCAAGAAGAGAGTGCCAAATTGTGAAACATGAACATCAAAAACCTTTACAATTATTGCCAGTGGtttcataaaataattttaacagtAAAAAATGCACTGTATATCCAACTAGGAAAGCAAAATATCACAACTTTAAACTTGTCAGCTTACCTTTCTTGAAGAAGGAACGAAGAATAGCGAGCTCTCCGTACGCTCCTCTAAATGCGATAGTGCCACCTTGTGAAACTCCAGATCTCTTTCCCTTCAATTTCCTGTATAGCCATAAAATATGAGTTGTTGATCTCAAGGAGCGACATATATACCACGAGTTACATTTCTAGATCTGAATATTCCTTACTTCAACCCTCTCTGAATATCCATAGCATAAATATTGCTCACCTCAAACCCGTCCATGTTTCAATCGTGTGTGATTCATCGACCACACAAGCAACCATTCGTCGTGAAAACACAGTGTCCTTCTTTAAGGATTGTAGGAACCTCTCGTCAAGGGCACTTTCCGCCGAGGAATAAACAATGCGATATTTTCCATTCTCGACCTCTGTTAAATCAGCGAGCTTTTCCGACAAATTACACGCAGATAAACCCATACTCTCCACTTCAAAAATTTGGTCGTTAATAATGCTAGTAAGAGGGCAAATTACTAGCACAGAAGCAGTTTGAGTGTGGCCACTGCAATTTCTATTTTCTAATAACTCCAGCAACTGGAATATGAGACTCTTCCCGAAACCCGTTGGTAAAACTGCCACCAAGTCTTTCTTTCCATACAGTTGTTTCACCGCTTTCCGCTGTTCATCTTTCAAGGTTATTTTGCGACCTTTATCTTCTAACTCCAGCaagatttccttcaaaatttGCTCAAACTTGGCTTCCCTGTCACTTTCGAGtgcatccgccatcttgattttcatTCTCAAATGGCTTCCAAAAcatctcgaccaatcagatggTCGTATCAGGCAATGATTGACGCATAATTAAAAACGAACCAATGGCGATTTTTCGTTCGTCGGCGAACGAGAAAGACGAAATAAACAATGGGCTGGCTGCAGGCGCTTCCTCTTCCCCTCTCCCTCGCGCGTTTCGCGCGCGCCCAATTTTTCCCTCTCCCATCCCCTTTctagcgcctgccacgcaggctattgagcaccaagactcacttcgaaaccgagactatCAGGAACTCGGAAAAGGcccatttttgtgacgtcattttttaaacaaaaagctttaatatctctggaacgaaaaaaggtattccaaaatagaaaacacaaT
This window harbors:
- the LOC138023145 gene encoding ATP-dependent DNA helicase RecQ-like translates to MKIKMADALESDREAKFEQILKEILLELEDKGRKITLKDEQRKAVKQLYGKKDLVAVLPTGFGKSLIFQLLELLENRNCSGHTQTASVLVICPLTSIINDQIFEVESMGLSACNLSEKLADLTEVENGKYRIVYSSAESALDERFLQSLKKDTVFSRRMVACVVDESHTIETWTGLRKLKGKRSGVSQGGTIAFRGAYGELAILRSFFKKETPFAALTGTADANTCSVIISTLCLKDPLMVHVSPNRKNLRFAVVSTKKDAMFAELDWLVHHIKEKGELTDKTIVFCNTMNDIACVVNYLMMKLEKHAYSPKELCEGPNCLIGIYHSSSWPHCKNRIVQSFRGEGKVRVVVASSALSMGVNFPDVRYIVNWGPARSLLDQHQEAGRAGRDGLPSHVLIIYHGQQLSHCEEDIKAMVKANGCLRVAAYKPIDECIKSQEPGHSCCSYCSSRCSCGQCELSKPLFEQFKQGEGGATKDFFLTRPVSNQDKLDLTDSLMEVKDSLIKSNSVFDDISCHGFSDQLVQDVVANCHRLFTVNDILDLCPIFSIVHALKVLELIQELFLDIPNFDEFLDIMRFEKCSVSDDLSLLLRDVTLLGDSPESTDGEDEEVVEVL